A DNA window from Eikenella exigua contains the following coding sequences:
- a CDS encoding PqiC family protein produces MSLFAKLSAAATALLLAACASAPAAQYFSLPNSAFVPPAGQSSGQTAVQIILAEPLGQGGLVYQTDAHRLNFARHHLWAAPLDQSLAAAFSNRLNRRGSARFVPYGRGNGLPVLKIYIEQFQGSFQGHTLVSGYAQWPNGRTTPFNIQTPQQGDGYPAMVESLSQGLNRAADTVGGH; encoded by the coding sequence ATGTCCTTATTTGCCAAACTGTCCGCCGCCGCCACGGCCCTGCTGCTGGCCGCCTGCGCCTCCGCCCCCGCCGCCCAGTATTTCAGCCTGCCCAACAGCGCCTTTGTGCCGCCTGCCGGCCAAAGCAGCGGCCAAACCGCCGTGCAAATCATCCTGGCCGAGCCGCTCGGTCAAGGCGGCCTCGTTTACCAAACCGACGCCCACCGCCTCAACTTCGCCCGCCACCACCTGTGGGCCGCTCCGCTGGATCAAAGCCTTGCAGCCGCCTTCAGCAACCGGCTCAACCGCCGCGGCAGCGCCCGCTTCGTGCCCTACGGCCGCGGTAACGGCCTGCCCGTGCTCAAGATTTACATCGAGCAATTCCAAGGCAGCTTCCAAGGCCACACCCTCGTGAGCGGCTATGCCCAATGGCCGAACGGCCGAACCACCCCATTCAATATCCAAACCCCGCAGCAGGGCGACGGCTACCCCGCCATGGTGGAATCCCTGTCCCAAGGCCTCAACCGCGCTGCCGATACCGTGGGCGGGCACTAA
- the pqiB gene encoding intermembrane transport protein PqiB — protein MNKPSSTREPQAKIRRNRSFSFMVWLIPLIALFTGGWLLFDHIRNTGPEVTLYMSNAEGIEVNNTVIKVLDVDVGRVTAIHLRPGQEGVALTAQLTGEAKDMVRKDSQFWMVKPRVDQSGITGLSTLVSGSYIALMPGKNPEEAREFTVADVPPVSAFAQGGLRLRLKGGSGKILSSGSPVMYRDIVVGIVEGAKFDPVSKTTDYQIFIGSPNDKLIGNNVRFWLQSGLKIELGGSGLKVDTPSLPALISGAIAFDDPPDGNKGSQVGNNTLFPLYDSRADVDNQADARSLYYVVFFKQSVRGLAAGAPVEYKGIPIGTVTDVPYFSRNDSLNLFDNGWIPVRIRIDPSRLEINADSQSKEAWADQISRALNKGLSATLSSNNLLTGSLFVELSEAPGQSVLKPAASYQGNTVIASRNGGSLGDLQQQVSTLLDKFNRLPLDKTVRELNGSLTELKGTLAQANRLLGQPQTQQLPGELNRTLAELRTTLQGVSPQSPVYGDVQKTLRSIDRTLQQAAPVLNTLKEQPNALIFNSSATDPTPKGSR, from the coding sequence ATGAATAAACCTTCTTCCACACGCGAACCACAGGCAAAAATCCGCCGCAACCGCAGTTTTTCCTTTATGGTTTGGCTGATTCCGCTCATCGCCCTCTTCACCGGCGGCTGGCTGCTGTTCGACCATATCCGCAACACCGGCCCGGAAGTCACGCTGTATATGAGCAATGCCGAGGGCATTGAAGTGAACAACACCGTGATTAAGGTGTTGGATGTAGACGTGGGCCGCGTTACCGCCATCCACCTGCGCCCCGGCCAGGAAGGCGTGGCGCTCACCGCCCAGCTCACCGGCGAAGCGAAAGACATGGTTCGCAAAGACAGCCAATTTTGGATGGTGAAACCGCGCGTGGATCAAAGCGGCATCACCGGCTTGAGCACGCTCGTGTCCGGCTCGTATATCGCCCTGATGCCTGGGAAAAACCCGGAAGAAGCACGCGAATTTACTGTAGCCGATGTGCCACCCGTGTCTGCCTTCGCCCAAGGTGGCCTGCGGCTGCGCTTAAAAGGCGGCAGCGGCAAAATTCTTAGCAGCGGCAGCCCGGTGATGTACCGCGACATCGTGGTTGGCATCGTGGAGGGCGCAAAATTCGACCCCGTGTCCAAAACCACCGACTACCAAATCTTCATCGGCAGCCCTAACGACAAACTCATCGGCAACAATGTGCGCTTCTGGCTGCAAAGCGGCCTCAAAATCGAGCTCGGCGGCAGCGGCCTCAAAGTGGACACCCCTTCCCTGCCCGCCCTGATTTCCGGCGCCATCGCCTTCGACGACCCGCCCGACGGCAACAAAGGCAGCCAGGTGGGCAACAACACCCTCTTCCCCCTCTACGACAGCCGTGCCGACGTGGACAACCAAGCCGACGCGCGCTCGCTGTATTACGTGGTCTTCTTCAAACAAAGCGTGCGCGGCCTGGCCGCCGGCGCGCCCGTGGAATACAAAGGCATCCCCATCGGCACGGTAACCGACGTGCCCTATTTCAGCCGAAACGACAGCCTCAACCTGTTCGACAACGGCTGGATTCCCGTGCGTATCCGCATCGATCCCTCCCGCCTCGAAATCAACGCCGACAGCCAAAGCAAAGAAGCCTGGGCCGACCAAATCAGCCGCGCCCTCAACAAAGGCCTCAGCGCCACCCTGTCCAGCAACAACCTGCTCACCGGCTCCCTGTTTGTCGAGCTTTCCGAAGCCCCCGGCCAAAGCGTGCTCAAACCCGCCGCCAGCTATCAGGGCAACACCGTCATCGCCAGCCGTAACGGCGGCAGCCTGGGCGATTTGCAGCAGCAAGTATCCACCCTGCTCGACAAATTCAACCGCCTACCGCTGGATAAAACCGTGCGCGAACTCAACGGCAGCCTAACCGAGCTGAAAGGCACGCTCGCCCAGGCCAACCGCCTGCTCGGCCAGCCGCAAACCCAGCAGCTGCCCGGCGAGCTCAACCGCACCCTGGCCGAACTGCGCACTACCCTGCAGGGCGTATCCCCGCAATCGCCCGTGTATGGCGACGTGCAGAAAACCCTGCGCAGCATCGACCGCACCCTGCAGCAGGCCGCGCCCGTGCTCAACACCCTCAAAGAGCAGCCCAACGCCCTGATTTTCAACTCTTCCGCCACCGACCCCACCCCGAAAGGAAGCCGCTGA
- a CDS encoding bacteriohemerythrin has protein sequence MPFVYWTSDLDTGLDDIDAQHRQLVDYTNKLYDAREANDKEAIELELQHLIDYTVEHFSYEEMMLEEAQYRLVEQHRKVHQNFVNRMSTLQARYHNGDLEALDEVITLCEGWLFRHIRINDHGYVDSVKASGIRS, from the coding sequence ATGCCTTTCGTATATTGGACTTCCGATTTGGACACCGGACTCGACGATATCGATGCACAACACCGCCAATTGGTTGATTATACTAATAAGTTGTATGATGCCAGAGAAGCTAACGATAAAGAAGCTATCGAGCTGGAACTCCAACACCTGATTGACTACACCGTAGAACACTTCAGCTACGAAGAGATGATGTTGGAGGAGGCACAGTACCGTCTGGTAGAGCAGCACAGAAAAGTGCATCAAAACTTCGTAAACCGTATGAGTACCCTGCAAGCCCGTTATCACAACGGTGACCTTGAAGCCTTGGATGAAGTAATTACTTTATGTGAAGGCTGGTTGTTCCGCCACATCCGTATTAACGACCATGGCTACGTTGACAGCGTGAAAGCATCCGGCATCCGCTCTTAA
- a CDS encoding paraquat-inducible protein A translates to MPAHYISCHSCGLEQRLPPLKPGKAAFCPRCGHPLARVEANPFLLPPALALASLIMLAVVFSGLYMHVTVLGLEVPLTMPGMMKVLILQKSGFLAEVMFVLTFGAPFFFCLLCLYVYGGLLWGKPPPGVLRATRWLVRLRGWMMVDVFFISTLVAYIKLGKVAEVHFGPAFYLMFVLSVLLIRTALSVPEHWVYYQIRRLRGDKDLVRPEGGSVFCGKCLFERPAHETECGICGSGLHKRRPNSLSLSLALLITSVILLLPANLMTIMVSSNPTVIERSTIFSGIQFMWRDGDHYIAMIIFSASIMVPWLKIIAMGVLLYAAKFGTKMAPQKLSKLYLITESIGRWSMIDIFVIIMLMSTFRTHMARVVPGPAALYFCLVVLLTMLSAHFFDPRLMWDKAAQRNAKAT, encoded by the coding sequence ATGCCGGCACACTATATTTCCTGCCATTCCTGCGGGCTTGAGCAGCGCCTGCCTCCGCTCAAGCCGGGGAAAGCGGCGTTTTGCCCGCGCTGCGGCCATCCGCTGGCACGGGTGGAAGCCAACCCGTTTCTGCTGCCGCCGGCGCTGGCCTTGGCCTCGCTGATTATGCTGGCAGTGGTGTTTTCCGGGCTGTATATGCATGTGACGGTGCTGGGCTTAGAGGTGCCACTCACCATGCCGGGAATGATGAAGGTGCTGATTTTGCAGAAATCCGGCTTTTTAGCCGAGGTGATGTTTGTGCTCACCTTCGGCGCGCCGTTTTTCTTCTGCCTGCTGTGTTTGTATGTGTATGGCGGGCTGCTGTGGGGCAAGCCGCCACCTGGCGTGCTGCGCGCCACGCGCTGGTTGGTGCGGCTGCGCGGCTGGATGATGGTGGATGTGTTTTTTATTTCCACGCTGGTGGCCTATATCAAGCTGGGCAAAGTGGCGGAAGTGCATTTCGGGCCGGCGTTTTATTTGATGTTTGTGCTGTCCGTGTTGCTTATCCGCACTGCGCTTTCCGTGCCGGAGCATTGGGTGTATTACCAAATCCGGCGGCTGCGCGGAGATAAGGATTTGGTGCGGCCTGAGGGTGGCTCGGTGTTTTGCGGCAAGTGTTTGTTTGAGCGGCCGGCACACGAAACCGAATGCGGAATTTGCGGCTCGGGGCTGCATAAGCGGCGGCCAAACAGCCTAAGCTTGAGCTTGGCGCTGCTGATTACTTCTGTGATTTTGCTGCTGCCGGCCAATCTGATGACGATTATGGTGTCGTCCAACCCCACCGTTATCGAACGCAGCACGATTTTCAGCGGCATTCAGTTTATGTGGCGCGATGGCGACCACTACATCGCCATGATTATTTTCAGCGCGAGCATTATGGTGCCGTGGCTGAAGATTATCGCCATGGGCGTGCTGCTGTATGCGGCGAAGTTTGGCACCAAGATGGCACCGCAAAAACTTTCCAAGCTGTATTTGATTACGGAATCCATCGGGCGCTGGTCGATGATCGATATTTTCGTCATCATCATGCTGATGTCCACTTTCCGCACGCACATGGCGCGGGTAGTACCCGGGCCGGCGGCACTGTATTTCTGCTTGGTGGTGCTGCTCACCATGCTGTCGGCGCATTTTTTCGACCCGCGCCTGATGTGGGACAAAGCTGCCCAGCGCAACGCAAAGGCTACCTGA
- a CDS encoding YadA-like family protein, with translation MSRFVSSAVVLAVAAAAGQANAEAGFYFNDGRDVNCTGLADSTNAVQYAIMGTNIHTPLQGIGTVQVPNPAFFGITPTYNPCKPINGTGAENRDTQTNRTLFYGTVNAPANTTDNGAKNLTLGGRLDVNSGIIGIGHRGTNGVDPNFSQNGEYKDTNGNLYRSSNSIRMGTGITLNEANNKEASIAIGVDTKSTGLRTVAIGWAAEATGNEDVAYGVRAKASGGQAVALGPSTQAIGAQSTAIGNNSISRGDSSVAIGGDDLNAVSKDAGGNFNQSDVAKKYKALTGDELVQNTAAPFIPTESGTAAVAVGVQAKASGSLSTAFGTRSAASGVASLALGVGSNASKENAVALGAGSTTAAAATSEKMATVGSITYGSAANPFAGSGSVTAGDQVSIGTAGFERQIKHVAPGAINAASTDAINGSQLFYVTQGLQNQIGAAKTHYYSVKGSGATDGNYNNDGATGTHALAAGVNASASAEHSVAVGSAAKAMDKGTVAFGNDAQATGRDALGIGTTTRANGMGATAIGNTAESTKHGVAIGNGAHAKATGGYSTAVGTGSKAMGDAAVALANDAKAGGRSSVAVGREANAGGDAAISIGESAAANAAQAIAMGREAKVTKNNNIAIGYKSSATGERTVVVGPNAIATADDATTIGSAATATKLRSSAFGSNAKADGIDSSALGQGAEAKADSATAIGSKAIASQGSSTSIGTEAKVAAASGVAIGAGAKVEGAGQYGTAIGSGASATHSKSVALGSSSTTENAVGTNTATVGNITYGGFAGTNPVATVSVGNGSEKRTITNVAAGRISATSTDAINGSQLYATQTVIGNVAGSMKNILGGNAAVGADGKLSMNNIGGTGKGNIHEAIQASRTTVSSNNGSLTVTKTTNGTTGADNYDLSVNAQGLAESAQLPVVYTKADGSKVYKHTDGKFYTQPNGAGTQVAAGDVIASMQNAAGSTTEPTTLANVKSNLADTTNAVNNPANNSRADFAGKGNNAATVNDVLNAGFTVQGNGVNKDFVTHGDTVNFANGQGTVAKVTSTNGVTTVKVDTPMTYADASGNPTNTPTNRVNLVGGTAGNPVTLGNVADGTVAAGSKEAVNGGQLYATNQNVAKGINFGGTTGSNNYKLGDTINVKGDSNITSTTIAGGTQLALNPNLNVTSVTTTDAAGNKTVTNGSGVTITPAAGGGNPVSLTTGGLNNGGNKITNVARGTDGTDAVNVNQLNAAKAAATSKIEAGNGISVSSTPNADGSTTYKVAADTTALNVGDGTGGNPAGKVIAPAPADANKLATAGDIAKAINNSGFNIDAGGNVAGNHSATLAKPGSTLTLKAGNGLTVKQEVDGNGNQSYTYALNAQSVVQSAQTPVAYTKADGSKVYKHTDGKFYTQPNGAGTQVAAGDVIASMQNAAGSTTEPTTLANVKSNLADTTNAVNNPANNSRADFAGKGNNAATVNDVLNAGFTVQGNGVNKDFVTHGDTVNFANGQGTVAKVTSTNGVTTVKVDTPMTYADASGNPTNTPTNRVNLVGGTAGNPVTLGNVADGTVAAGSKEAVNGGQLYATNQNVAKGINFGGTTGSNNYKLGDTINVKGDSNITSTTIAGGTQLALNPNLNVTSVTTTDAAGNKTVTNGSGVTITPAAGGGNPVSLTTGGLNNGGNKITNVARGTDGTDAVNVNQLNAALGALSGTNNANIIALDAKVNDVANTANAGVAQAIATAGLPQAYLPGKNMVAVGGGYYKGETGYAVGFSTISDSGNWIIKATGSGNSRGNFGASIGAGYQW, from the coding sequence ATGTCCCGCTTTGTTTCTTCCGCAGTAGTATTGGCTGTGGCTGCTGCGGCCGGTCAGGCTAATGCCGAAGCTGGCTTCTATTTTAACGACGGTCGGGATGTTAACTGTACAGGTCTTGCTGACAGTACAAATGCTGTTCAATATGCCATCATGGGCACAAACATTCATACGCCATTGCAGGGTATAGGCACTGTGCAAGTACCGAATCCTGCTTTTTTTGGCATAACGCCGACATATAACCCGTGTAAGCCGATCAATGGGACTGGTGCGGAAAACCGTGATACACAGACCAACCGCACTTTGTTCTATGGCACTGTAAATGCTCCTGCTAATACTACCGATAATGGCGCCAAAAACCTGACCCTGGGCGGCCGATTGGATGTCAACAGCGGCATTATTGGCATCGGACACCGTGGCACGAACGGAGTTGATCCGAACTTCAGCCAGAATGGTGAATATAAAGATACCAATGGCAACCTGTATCGTTCATCGAACAGCATCCGCATGGGTACCGGCATTACTTTAAATGAGGCCAATAACAAAGAGGCATCTATTGCTATCGGTGTAGACACCAAATCCACTGGGCTCAGAACGGTAGCCATCGGCTGGGCGGCAGAGGCAACTGGCAACGAAGACGTGGCCTATGGCGTGCGTGCCAAGGCATCCGGTGGGCAGGCCGTAGCTTTGGGGCCGTCGACTCAGGCAATTGGTGCCCAGTCTACTGCAATCGGTAACAACAGCATTTCCAGAGGCGATTCTTCCGTAGCTATCGGCGGCGATGATTTGAATGCTGTGTCGAAGGATGCTGGTGGTAATTTCAATCAGTCTGACGTGGCGAAGAAGTACAAGGCGCTGACAGGCGATGAGTTGGTGCAGAACACCGCTGCGCCTTTCATTCCCACTGAGTCAGGTACGGCGGCTGTAGCTGTCGGCGTGCAGGCCAAAGCGAGCGGTAGTCTTTCCACTGCATTCGGTACGCGTTCTGCTGCTTCGGGCGTGGCATCATTGGCACTGGGCGTGGGTTCCAATGCATCGAAAGAAAATGCGGTTGCATTGGGTGCGGGCAGCACCACGGCTGCAGCGGCTACGTCAGAAAAAATGGCAACCGTGGGTTCAATCACTTATGGCAGTGCGGCTAATCCGTTTGCTGGCAGCGGCAGCGTGACTGCCGGTGACCAGGTTTCTATTGGTACGGCAGGTTTCGAGCGCCAAATCAAACACGTTGCTCCAGGCGCTATTAATGCTGCCAGCACCGATGCCATCAACGGCAGCCAGCTGTTTTATGTAACGCAAGGATTGCAAAACCAGATTGGTGCTGCGAAAACACATTACTATAGCGTAAAAGGCAGTGGTGCTACCGACGGAAACTACAACAACGACGGCGCAACAGGTACGCATGCACTAGCCGCTGGCGTAAATGCGTCTGCTTCTGCAGAGCATTCGGTAGCCGTAGGTTCTGCAGCCAAGGCAATGGATAAAGGAACTGTTGCGTTTGGTAATGATGCTCAAGCGACAGGACGAGATGCGCTGGGTATTGGTACGACAACTCGTGCAAACGGAATGGGCGCAACCGCAATCGGTAATACGGCTGAATCAACCAAGCATGGGGTTGCTATCGGTAATGGCGCACATGCAAAAGCTACGGGCGGTTATTCCACCGCGGTCGGTACCGGTTCCAAAGCTATGGGAGATGCTGCAGTAGCATTAGCTAATGATGCGAAGGCTGGAGGACGAAGTTCTGTTGCAGTTGGTAGAGAGGCTAATGCAGGGGGTGATGCTGCGATTTCTATCGGGGAATCGGCTGCTGCTAATGCTGCACAAGCTATTGCAATGGGTCGTGAAGCCAAGGTTACTAAAAATAATAATATCGCTATTGGCTATAAGTCCTCGGCTACCGGCGAAAGGACGGTCGTGGTCGGCCCGAATGCAATTGCGACTGCCGATGATGCGACCACAATCGGGAGTGCGGCAACAGCAACAAAATTACGCAGTTCGGCATTCGGTAGTAATGCGAAAGCTGACGGTATTGATTCCTCCGCATTAGGACAAGGTGCTGAAGCCAAAGCGGATAGCGCAACAGCTATCGGTTCTAAGGCTATTGCTTCTCAGGGCAGCTCCACCTCTATAGGTACTGAGGCTAAGGTGGCAGCCGCCAGCGGTGTTGCTATCGGTGCAGGTGCGAAAGTAGAAGGTGCTGGACAATATGGTACTGCCATCGGTTCTGGCGCATCGGCAACCCATTCTAAGTCTGTTGCATTGGGTAGTTCTTCGACTACTGAAAATGCGGTAGGTACAAATACTGCAACGGTAGGCAATATCACTTACGGTGGTTTTGCGGGAACCAATCCTGTTGCGACAGTAAGTGTTGGTAATGGCAGTGAAAAACGTACAATTACCAATGTGGCCGCGGGCCGCATCAGTGCCACCAGCACCGATGCCATCAATGGCAGCCAGCTGTATGCCACACAAACGGTGATTGGCAATGTGGCTGGTAGCATGAAGAATATTTTGGGTGGTAATGCAGCCGTAGGTGCCGATGGTAAACTCAGCATGAACAATATTGGTGGCACAGGTAAGGGCAACATTCACGAAGCCATTCAAGCCAGCAGAACCACGGTGTCTTCTAACAACGGCAGCCTTACGGTCACCAAAACGACCAATGGAACAACTGGCGCAGATAACTACGATCTGAGTGTCAACGCCCAAGGCTTGGCCGAGTCTGCCCAGCTGCCGGTGGTCTACACCAAAGCTGACGGCAGCAAAGTGTACAAACACACCGACGGCAAGTTCTACACCCAGCCTAACGGCGCAGGTACCCAAGTAGCAGCTGGCGATGTAATTGCCAGCATGCAGAATGCCGCTGGCTCCACCACTGAGCCGACCACATTGGCCAATGTGAAGAGCAACCTGGCTGATACAACCAATGCTGTAAACAACCCGGCCAACAACAGCCGCGCTGATTTTGCAGGCAAAGGCAACAATGCCGCTACCGTAAATGACGTATTGAACGCTGGCTTCACCGTACAAGGCAACGGAGTTAATAAGGACTTCGTCACCCACGGCGACACCGTCAACTTCGCCAACGGCCAAGGTACTGTAGCCAAAGTAACGAGTACCAACGGCGTAACTACCGTTAAGGTTGATACCCCGATGACCTATGCCGATGCTTCAGGCAACCCCACCAATACGCCAACTAACAGGGTGAACTTAGTAGGCGGTACCGCAGGCAACCCGGTTACCTTGGGTAATGTGGCGGACGGTACTGTTGCCGCTGGCAGCAAGGAAGCTGTAAACGGCGGTCAGCTGTATGCCACTAACCAAAACGTGGCTAAAGGTATCAACTTCGGCGGTACTACTGGTAGCAACAACTACAAGCTGGGTGACACCATCAACGTGAAAGGCGACAGCAACATCACCAGCACCACTATAGCTGGCGGCACACAGTTGGCGTTGAACCCGAACCTGAACGTAACCAGCGTAACCACCACCGATGCAGCTGGTAATAAAACTGTTACCAACGGTAGTGGCGTAACCATCACTCCGGCAGCAGGTGGCGGCAACCCCGTTAGTCTTACCACCGGTGGTCTGAACAACGGCGGCAACAAAATTACCAATGTTGCTAGAGGTACGGATGGCACGGATGCAGTTAACGTGAATCAGCTGAATGCGGCTAAAGCAGCAGCCACTAGCAAGATAGAAGCAGGCAACGGTATTAGTGTTAGCAGTACGCCAAATGCTGATGGCAGTACCACCTATAAAGTGGCTGCCGACACCACTGCGTTGAACGTGGGCGACGGCACCGGTGGCAACCCGGCTGGTAAAGTGATTGCTCCGGCTCCCGCTGATGCTAACAAACTGGCTACTGCCGGCGATATAGCCAAGGCCATCAACAACAGCGGCTTCAACATCGATGCTGGCGGCAATGTAGCGGGTAATCATTCTGCTACGCTCGCCAAACCCGGCAGCACTCTGACCCTGAAAGCGGGCAACGGGTTGACTGTGAAACAGGAGGTGGACGGCAATGGCAATCAGAGCTACACCTACGCCCTGAATGCCCAATCTGTGGTGCAGAGCGCCCAAACCCCGGTGGCGTACACCAAAGCTGACGGCAGCAAAGTGTACAAACACACCGACGGCAAGTTCTACACCCAGCCTAACGGCGCAGGTACCCAAGTAGCAGCTGGCGATGTAATTGCCAGCATGCAGAATGCCGCTGGCTCCACCACTGAGCCGACCACATTGGCCAATGTGAAGAGCAACCTGGCTGATACAACCAATGCTGTAAACAACCCGGCCAACAACAGCCGCGCTGATTTTGCAGGCAAAGGCAACAATGCCGCTACCGTAAATGACGTATTGAACGCTGGCTTCACCGTACAAGGCAACGGAGTTAATAAGGACTTCGTCACCCACGGCGACACCGTCAACTTCGCCAACGGCCAAGGTACTGTAGCCAAAGTAACGAGTACCAACGGCGTAACTACCGTTAAGGTTGATACCCCGATGACCTATGCCGATGCTTCAGGCAACCCCACCAATACGCCAACTAACAGGGTGAACTTAGTAGGCGGTACCGCAGGCAACCCGGTTACCTTGGGTAATGTGGCGGACGGTACTGTTGCCGCTGGCAGCAAGGAAGCTGTAAACGGCGGTCAGCTGTATGCCACTAACCAAAACGTGGCTAAAGGTATCAACTTCGGCGGTACTACTGGTAGCAACAACTACAAGCTGGGTGATACCATCAACGTGAAAGGCGACAGCAACATCACCAGCACCACTATAGCTGGCGGCACACAGTTGGCGTTGAACCCGAACCTGAACGTAACCAGCGTAACCACCACCGATGCAGCTGGTAATAAAACTGTTACCAACGGTAGTGGCGTAACCATCACTCCGGCAGCAGGTGGCGGCAACCCCGTTAGTCTTACCACCGGTGGTCTGAACAACGGCGGCAACAAAATTACCAATGTTGCTAGAGGTACGGATGGCACGGATGCAGTTAACGTGAATCAGCTGAATGCGGCCTTGGGTGCTTTGAGCGGTACCAACAATGCTAACATCATTGCTCTGGATGCCAAAGTTAACGATGTAGCCAATACTGCCAATGCCGGTGTAGCCCAAGCCATTGCCACTGCTGGCCTGCCGCAGGCTTACTTGCCGGGCAAAAACATGGTGGCTGTGGGTGGCGGCTACTACAAAGGCGAAACCGGTTATGCCGTTGGCTTCTCCACTATTTCTGATAGCGGTAACTGGATTATTAAAGCTACCGGCAGCGGTAATTCACGCGGTAACTTCGGTGCTTCTATCGGTGCGGGCTATCAGTGGTAA
- a CDS encoding OmpA family protein, with the protein MKFAKVARCTAAVATIAIVLSACSSLTRVSSSGTTDQPVWPKWDRVTLNKTRGTFPDLGSLNQVRAGLTKDDLYYLIGRPHYGEMWRPREWNYLFHFHTPGQGTNGVTTCQFKVLFDKNVFSNETYWRAVDPENATCPPLSQESAAPAQQQHRYTLSADVLFAFDRSGEYDLQPRGREELSELAAKLRNFEQLNSITVIGHTDYLGSDAYNQNLSQQRAETVRRYLAAQGLPADKIRAVGMGESQPVRQCDNHGGRNQLITCLQPNRRVEIQVDGYGSR; encoded by the coding sequence ATGAAATTTGCTAAAGTAGCCCGTTGCACAGCAGCTGTGGCCACTATCGCCATAGTATTGTCTGCCTGTTCCTCACTAACAAGAGTAAGCTCAAGCGGTACTACTGACCAGCCGGTATGGCCAAAGTGGGATCGGGTAACCCTCAATAAAACCCGTGGCACCTTCCCTGATTTGGGCAGTCTGAACCAAGTGAGAGCTGGCTTGACCAAAGACGATTTGTACTACCTGATCGGCCGTCCGCACTACGGTGAAATGTGGCGTCCGCGTGAATGGAACTACCTGTTCCACTTCCATACTCCCGGCCAAGGTACCAATGGCGTAACTACTTGCCAATTTAAAGTGTTGTTCGACAAAAACGTGTTCAGCAACGAAACCTACTGGCGCGCTGTTGATCCCGAAAACGCCACCTGCCCACCACTATCGCAAGAGTCTGCAGCCCCTGCACAACAGCAGCACCGCTACACGCTGAGTGCAGATGTATTATTTGCGTTCGACCGTAGCGGCGAATATGATTTACAGCCACGTGGACGCGAAGAGCTGAGCGAATTGGCCGCTAAATTGAGAAACTTCGAGCAGCTCAATAGCATCACCGTAATCGGCCACACCGATTACCTCGGCTCAGATGCCTATAATCAAAATCTATCGCAGCAGCGCGCCGAAACTGTGCGCCGTTATTTGGCAGCTCAAGGCTTGCCGGCTGACAAAATCCGCGCAGTTGGCATGGGCGAATCCCAGCCAGTTAGGCAGTGCGATAACCACGGTGGACGCAACCAGCTGATCACCTGCCTGCAGCCCAATCGTCGTGTGGAGATCCAAGTAGACGGCTACGGCAGCCGTTAA